The following coding sequences are from one Penaeus monodon isolate SGIC_2016 chromosome 21, NSTDA_Pmon_1, whole genome shotgun sequence window:
- the LOC119586745 gene encoding uncharacterized protein LOC119586745, whose protein sequence is MNAKTLALFCLLFYVGTSFSEAQSTDQCDRCEYSYKKAVEDDTFEIREVDQRDGTCTNGSTLLIPEPAHCCDDSKMCKSGHGSDCRHNYLYENGLIRCDYFLPNFCPDQHCCGCCLNCNVNVCSDCFHEEGSTCRKQCQWNEYSTSVRCHSPYCQCCRKCEIERSCKIVGGYCVGHPQFCNRRGFYPTKGGCSGDCCYCCRPIPGYTGGIDKTT, encoded by the exons ATGAACGCAAAGACACTAGCCTtgttctgtctcctcttctaCGTTGGGACTTCCTTCAGCGAA GCTCAATCGACGGACCAATGCGACAGATGCGAATACTCCTACAAGAAGGCTGTTGAAGATGACACTTTCGAGATTAGAGAAGTTGACCAGCGAGACGGGACCTGCACCAATGGATCAACTCTCTTGATCCCAGAACCAGCTCACTGCTGTGATGACTCCAA GATGTGCAAGAGCGGCCACGGAAGTGATTGCCGTCACAATTATCTCTACGAAAACGGCCTAATTCGCTGCGACTATTTCCTCCCCAATTTCTGCCCTGACCAGCACTGCTGCGGCTGCTGCCTGA ACTGTAACGTCAATGTATGTTCCGACTGTTTTCACGAAGAAGGGTCTACGTGTAGGAAACAATGCCAGTGGAACGAGTACTCGACCTCAGTCCGGTGTCACAGTCCTTATTGTCA GTGTTGCAGAAAGTGCGAAATAGAAAGGTCTTGCAAAATAGTCGGGGGATACTGCGTGGGTCATCCTCAATTCTGCAACAGAAGGGGTTTTTATCCCACGAAAGGTGGCTGTTCTGGGGATTGCTGCTACTGTTGCCGCCCGA ttCCAGGTTATACAGGAGGCATAGACAAAACAACTTAA
- the LOC119586746 gene encoding tRNA pseudouridine(38/39) synthase-like → MEMELVDQEEKETSTEGIRRDNGGINRKKQKNVPVQELTREELEAKLQQLEAHNKQLKNLLAKSQGVVDETSETSFKKKKARAFDFSKHSKRHVLLKFCYLGWDYQGFAVQEDTQQTIEAQLFSALLKTRLIESRETSNYHRWQNG, encoded by the exons atggaaatggaacTTGTGGaccaagaggagaaagaaacttCCACTGAAGGAATTAGAAGAGATAATGGAGGCATTAACcggaaaaagcagaaaaatgttCCAGTACAGGAGCTGACACGTGAG GAACTTGAAGCAAAATTACAACAGTTGGAAGCTCATAACAAACAGCTAAAGAATTTGTTAGCCAAGAGTCAAGGTGTTGTAGACGAGACCTCAGAAACAAGCttcaaaaaaaagaaggcaagagCATTTGACTTTTCAAA GCATTCAAAACGTCATGTTCTTTTGAAGTTTTGTTACCTTGGCTGGGATTATCAAGGCTTCGCAGTGCAGGAGGACACACAGCAGACAATTGAAGCCCAGCTTTTTTCAGCTCTCCTCAAGACTCGTCTCATTGAGTCGAGGGAAACTTCAAATTATCATAGGT GGCAGAACGGATAA